ATAAGGGAGTAGTGTAGAGCAGTGCCATCAATAGGAAGTATCCAATTCCGTGGCTAAACCcaatatccccgcaggtgtttctgggtaTCTGACACCCCAATTCATTCATCGAGAAGAAAGGGCAGATTAAAATTTTTGGGCATAGTTACacatctcacttgtctgagtttttGACTAAGGGGTATCCATTACCATAGGACTCGGTGCCACAGACGGGATGGAGTGGCagtggttgttcattcggataTAGATTGGCGTGATGCATTCTCCAATGTAGTAGGCAGGGCAGAAATTGCATGATAGTCTGTGTATGACATTAAAGGATGTGCAGCagggagaagaggaagatttgttgatgattggtggggaggtggagcgaaaTGAGAAAGAGCACCTGCAACTTGAGTGGTGGTTGCAAGGTGAGGAGAAAGAAGTAGGGAGGGCAGCTAATCCCAGGCTGGATATGAATCATGTACAAATTATCCATGTACAAACTGGATACCAGTGTGTCATATGACAATTCatgagtttttaggaaattaggCCATATATGATACAATTTTATTgatgcatatgaattttccaGTCCTCTTGtatcattttaatatatatatctatatatatattaaaattcgTCATATTCGTCagacaaaaaatatttcgtcattaaaggaaatattgaaacaaaaccTTTTCACTAACTTCCTAAGCACGATttcttgtatcttgatggtcAACCCTTGTAACCAGATCCGTTAAATTCCTGTGCCATGTGGGTAGTGCTCCATACGATGCACAGTCGACGTATTTAATAATCAGCTTCCCTTCAGAATGCATGCCACACAAAGTCTGTTAATTTTTATCATCTATGTCCTGTTGCAGGCGCCATGGTCCACTGCTCTTCAGTCATCTGTATCTTAGCTACGCTCATAGCCATTGCACCTTTCCTGACCGTCACCACCCATGACCTCTGCCCTCCGTGGAAAAGGACCGAAATCCAGCATGCTATCTTCTTCAGCAATGGAACCATCAAGGATGTTGATGCCAACCAGTTATTCCCTCCTGGCACACATTGGGCAGAGACAGCAAATGGAACAACTAATCTACACGCATGTCCGTGCGAAGTGATCAAGCCTTGTCTGCGCAAGTGCTGCCCCTGGGATCATGCAATGGATAACAACACTTTAGAGTGTGTTCCCCATCGAGATTCCCCATCAAGTCCGGATTGGTTCCGCCCAAGAACAAGTGCCGATACAGAATCAGATTTGATTGAATTGGGCCAATTCAGCATCATATACGGCAATTATTGCATGGGCTACCTTCTTGAACCCCATTTTTATCCAGATGatgaattttatataaatgcCACGGACGGAACTTTGGAAATACCAAAGTTAAAAGAGTTTGGGTTGAACACATCGCACTACTGTCTGGAATATGTTGAGAATGATGACCTTTACCTTCCCTACGTATGCTTTAATCCTTTGGGATTAGAAGGCCCTGAAGATATTTGTGACACCATTCGCTATTCTATTTATCCTCTTGGAATGATCGTCTCAATCATCTTCCTCATTATTTCCCTGGCTATCTATGCCACCACTTCTGAATTAAGAAATTTACATGGGAAGTGTTTGATGTGCCATATAATCAGCCTTCTGGTGGGATATCTTTTCCTCGCCATTGTCCAAAGGTCTGGGGGGAGTTTGAACGACAATGCCTGCACTGCATTTGGTaagattcctttgttttttttacttaccCTGCAAGCAGTATGTACATTggtatatttccatctttagagTGCTTGCTTACAATTTATTGCATCCAATTTTGAGGCCCTTTGCTTTTCCATATCTTCTATTTTCAGGTTTCTCTCTGCCATGGCTTTGACTATTCTGCATCTCTGTAAGTCAGGCTCTCTTCTCCTTTCATAACATTTCAACTTTATGATGGTGCAGAAGACTCTCTTTCTTAAGTCATCATCCGTATAATTTCTCACCATCGCAGTCGTTTTGACTCGATTTTCTCCTAGGTGTttgttgtcatttttattatttcttaaattctCTCACCTCTCATTATATAGAGCGTAGATTTTTTCCTGATGCACTCTGAGAAAGTCCATTTCACTGGCTATGTTTTCACCactgacatttttttccatttttcacttcCATATCTAACATAAGTACACTTTAAATATGGTGTTGTAAAACTatgtttcatttcttttctataatttcttgCTTCATAATATTGACTTTAACATTTGGCCTCCATATtagttcataaaataaaaatatggaaatactaCACATATTAATGAAAGTGGGAAATCAATGGATTATTAAATGCTACTCTTCTAGTACCGGTGGTTCCTAAGTAACAGAAAACTCTACTAATTATGGTATTTTATCCTTAGGCTATACcttaatgtatatattattaaaacgattaattttgtaagattttcctttccaaagatGCATTAAGATTGAGTTTAAAAGTTGCTTGATGCCTTCTCGATATTTGtattgcaaat
This genomic interval from Ischnura elegans chromosome 5, ioIscEleg1.1, whole genome shotgun sequence contains the following:
- the LOC124158822 gene encoding G-protein coupled receptor Mth2-like; translated protein: MVHCSSVICILATLIAIAPFLTVTTHDLCPPWKRTEIQHAIFFSNGTIKDVDANQLFPPGTHWAETANGTTNLHACPCEVIKPCLRKCCPWDHAMDNNTLECVPHRDSPSSPDWFRPRTSADTESDLIELGQFSIIYGNYCMGYLLEPHFYPDDEFYINATDGTLEIPKLKEFGLNTSHYCLEYVENDDLYLPYVCFNPLGLEGPEDICDTIRYSIYPLGMIVSIIFLIISLAIYATTSELRNLHGKCLMCHIISLLVGYLFLAIVQRSGGSLNDNACTAFGFVIYFALLCSFFWLNIMCIDIYVAFSSFTPPRMHSSEIKKFLTYILYAWGIPFLIIIVTAIMEFHPAVESGKFLKPEFKTTCWFFTRSSRMAYFIAPVGVLVICNIILFALTAFNIYKVNRETSILQRGSSSNRREDKIRMKLYIKLSVVMGVSWVLEIVSYIAGGSKCIWLFTDTVNTLQGVFIFLIFVCKRNVKEIMRKRYKKLINKLRNVFSMPSDDGSGNREPDVEQSGSSRSVETASSSLPSLELTTQVDRNPS